Within the Platichthys flesus chromosome 8, fPlaFle2.1, whole genome shotgun sequence genome, the region CGCACACATCGGATGCTGTTCTCTCCGTTTTCAGTATTGATCACGTATCAGGAACAGTTTTTCTAAAAGGAAATTTGGATTACGAATCAACTGAAAATTATGAAATCGACATAAGTGCGAAAGACAAAGGCATTCCGAGAATGGAGGGGCACTGTACTGTCCATGTTGATGTTTTAGATTTCAATGATAACCCCCCAGAAATAATACTCACCTCTCATCCAAAGCCAGTACGTGAAGACTCTCCTGATGGCACCGTAGTAGCTTTAATCAGTGCCCGAGATCTGGACTCGGGTGATAACGGTAAAGTCACATTACAGCTCCACAAGAAATGTCAATTTTCACTAAGACCATCGTTTTCACAAAATTACGCGTTGGTTACCAGAGGTATTTTAGATCgagaaaatgtctctttataTAATGTTGAAATTACAGCCACAGATTCAGGCTCGCCTCCTCTGTTCAGTAAGAAAATGATACCAGTCAGCATCACTGATGTGAATGACAACCCTCCTGTATTCTCTCAGCCCTCctataatgtgtatttaaaagaGAATGGGGTACCAGGATCTATACTGTACTCAGTATCAGCCTCTGACCTGGATTTTGGTGAGAACGCTAAAATCTCTTACTCTATACTGGACTCTAAAGTGCAGGACGTTTCTGTCTCCTCGTATGTTTACATTAACTCAGATAACGGCAGCATATACAGCATGCACTCGTTTGACTATGAGAAACTGAAGGTGTTTCAGATTCAGGTTCAGGCAAAGGATCAGGGCTCTCCGTCTCTCAGCAGCAACACCACCGTCCATGTTTTTATCCTGGACCAGAACGACAACGCCCCCTCTGTTATTTACCCCTCCTCCGCTGTCCTGGGCTCCCTCTCTCACCAGAGGATGCCCCGCTCCGCTAAAGCGGGTCACCTGGTCACCAAGGTGACGGCCGTGGACGCGGACTCGGGATATAACGCCTGGATCTCCTACAAAGTGGCTGAGGCAACAGACGCCTCCCTGTTCACTGTCAATCTGTACACAGGGGAGGTGAGGACTAAACGCGCTGTGTCCGAGCAGGACGACTCCTCTCAGAGGCTGCTTATAGAGATCAAGGACGACGGGGACCCGGTCCAGTCCTCCACCGTCACGGTGTCCATCCAGCTGGAGGACGGTCTCCATGAGCCCATCTTAGACCTCCGACAGAAAGTGACCGAGCCCAGCAAGAAAACTGGGAGAATCACCCTGTATTTGATTCTCTCTCTGGCCTCGGTGTCCGTGCTGTCTGTGGTGACTTTTCTCATCTTAGCGGTTAAATgcatcaggagcagcagaagcagcggtAGTTGCTGCATGAGACAGGGGGACTATGATGGTTACAAGAACCCCAACAGAAACCTGCAGATTCAGCTCAACACTGATGGACCAATAAAGTACGTGGAGGTCCTGGGAGGAGACATGTTGTCTCAGAGTCAGTCCTTCCGGTCCTGTATGTCTCCAATGTCTCCAATGTCCGAGTACAGTGACTTCACTATGATTAAGCCCAGCAGCACCACTGACTTTAAGGAGGTGATCAGTGTCCTGGATGCGTCTTTACCGGACAGCACCTGGACCTTTGAGAGCCAGCAGGTGAGCAGATGACAGCATTTACTTCtaataatgaaaattaaatgCCATGGCTATTTTTACCTagcaaaacaaataatttgTCAAAACGTTTTTTGTGTGGAAGTAAAactttcaaaacaaatctatatgcctatatctatctatcctgGCTGTATATTGTTTTCATCACACCTTTTAcgcattttttttatcaaaaaaacTGACATCAAAGCAAAGTAACAAACTTTAAACCTGTGCAGAAGTGTTGGAAACACCTGTGTCAAAGGAATGCAACGAGTGAGgtttacacatgcacacttaTTGCTTGAATAATTCAGCACCACCACAGTGGACAGCAACTCAGTAATGCAGTGGATACATTTTGTGAGGATTAACTTACTCTGTTTTGAAACTAAATTACTGTTAATCTTTAAAATCATTATctgtttcttttacatttttattggcagatttttttgtttattattaataatattgcGGTTCCATGTTATTTGGCATTTACACGTATTTGTTATAATTCCCCATGAGAGCTCAGAATCAGATTGAAGCTGCCTCTACAGCAGTGTCgatcagtctctctctcattgGATGTTGGACATGGATGCTGTGCACCAATAGGATTCAGAACTGTACAAAGCAATCTAGTCCCTGCCCCCATGCAGCCTCGGCGCTTGAACACTTACAATGCAACGAGCTCGGGGAGAGACAGCAACGAGCTCCcgttttttttatagatttgaaCATATGAATTTCAGCTTTCAGCCATGTTTACACGACCTGTTAATTTTTCTTCGGGAGTATTTCCTACTCTGTTGGATTCCAGCATCGCTATGAAGAATATCTCGTTTGGAATAAGTGTGTTATAACGGAGCGAGGATGACAAAGAGAATAGGATACCAAGACTGGAGATGGCAGGCGCTTTGGTGGcatcatttctttctcttgtgGAGTATAACAGGCGCACAGACTCGTTACAGCATCCCGGAGGAACTAAAACAGGGCTCTGTGGTAGGGAATCTAGCCAAAGATCTTGGTTTGGGATTATCAGACATTTTTGATCGTAAACTGCGAGTCGCCTCTGAGGCTGGTAAGCAGTATTTCACTGTGGATGCGGGGAAGGGCGAGCTGGTGGTGAATGACAGAATAGACAGAGAGGCTTTATGTGGACAAAGCGCCAGCTGTGTTCTACCTCTGCAAGTTGTTGTTGAAAACCCTTTGCGGTCGCATCGAATTGAAGTGGAAATCAGAGACATAAATGACAATTCTCCTCGTTTTCCAACGCAGGAGATTAACCTTAAAATACCAGAATCCGTTGCGCTCGGCAAACGTTTTCCTCTGGAGAGCGCAGAGGACCCTGATGTTGGGAgcaattctttaaaaacctacTCGCTAAGCAAAAACgattatttttctctcaaatttaaagaaacaaagaacGGAAAAGCGGTCCCAGAATTAGTGTTAGAAAAAACGTTGGACCGGGAAAAGAATGCTGTCCATCACCTGCTGTTAACAGCATTAGATGGAGGAAACCCGGTCACGTCTGGAACCTGTAAGATCACTATTACTGTACTTGATATAAATGATAATTTTCCAGTATTTGACGAAAATGAATATAAAGTCTCTTTCAAAGAGAACAGCACCAAAGGGACATTTGTCATCAAACTCAAAGCCACAGATGCTGACGATGGTCTAAATGGTGAAGTTAAATATTCTTTCGGATCTCGCACTCCAGACTTTGTGTTGTCAACATTTGAAATTAATGATGTAACAGGCGACATCGTATTGAAAGGTTTATTAGATTATGAAACTTCTAAATCTTACCTGATCGATGTAACTGCCAAAGACAACGGCGTCCCTGAAATGGAGGGTGACTGTCGTGTACAGCTGGATGTGGAGGACATAAATGATAATGCGCCAGATATTGTGTTGACTTCAAAACCCGTGCCTGTTCGCGAAGACGCACCAAGTGGCACAGTGGTGGCTTTGATTAGTGCACGAGACCTTGACTCCGGTAATAACGGTAAAGTGAATTTGCGTTTACCCAAAGGTTCTCATTTCGCTCTAAAACCCtcattttctaataattatGAACTTGTAACCAGTGGTGCTTTAGACCGAGAGAGTTTCTCAGAATATAATATTGAAATTACAGCTACTGACTTaggctctcctcctctgtccagtcAGAAATTAATTCCTGTCAGCATCACTGATGTGAATGACAATCCTCCTGTATTCTCTCAGCCCTCctataatgtgtatttaaaagaGAATGGGGTACCAGGATCTATACTGTACTCAGTATCAGCCTCTGACCTGGATTTTGGTGAGAACGCTAAAATCTCTTACTCTATACTGGACTCTAAAGTGCAGGACGTTTCTGTCTCCTCGTATGTTTACATTAATTCAGATAACGGCAG harbors:
- the LOC133959199 gene encoding protocadherin gamma-C5-like, producing MTKTMGYRDWRWQARWWHHFFLLWSITDAQTRYSIPEELKQGSVVGNLAKDLGLGLSEIFDRKLRVASEAGKQYFSVDAGKGELVVNDRIDREALCGQSASCVLPLQVVIEDPLQLFRVEVEIQDINDNSPRFPSNDITLEIAESTVVGVRFPLENAIDPDVGSNSLKSYTLSKDECFSIRLKEVAGGRKVPELILAKLLDREKKAVHKLLLTALDGGNPLRSGTSQVTIKVLDNNDNVPAFEKALYKVSINENAADGAIIVQTKASDMDEGQNGEIEYSFGAHTSDAVLSVFSIDHVSGTVFLKGNLDYESTENYEIDISAKDKGIPRMEGHCTVHVDVLDFNDNPPEIILTSHPKPVREDSPDGTVVALISARDLDSGDNGKVTLQLHKKCQFSLRPSFSQNYALVTRGILDRENVSLYNVEITATDSGSPPLFSKKMIPVSITDVNDNPPVFSQPSYNVYLKENGVPGSILYSVSASDLDFGENAKISYSILDSKVQDVSVSSYVYINSDNGSIYSMHSFDYEKLKVFQIQVQAKDQGSPSLSSNTTVHVFILDQNDNAPSVIYPSSAVLGSLSHQRMPRSAKAGHLVTKVTAVDADSGYNAWISYKVAEATDASLFTVNLYTGEVRTKRAVSEQDDSSQRLLIEIKDDGDPVQSSTVTVSIQLEDGLHEPILDLRQKVTEPSKKTGRITLYLILSLASVSVLSVVTFLILAVKCIRSSRSSGSCCMRQGDYDGYKNPNRNLQIQLNTDGPIKYVEVLGGDMLSQSQSFRSCMSPMSPMSEYSDFTMIKPSSTTDFKEVISVLDASLPDSTWTFESQQVSR
- the LOC133959198 gene encoding protocadherin gamma-C5-like yields the protein MTKRIGYQDWRWQALWWHHFFLLWSITGAQTRYSIPEELKQGSVVGNLAKDLGLGLSDIFDRKLRVASEAGKQYFTVDAGKGELVVNDRIDREALCGQSASCVLPLQVVVENPLRSHRIEVEIRDINDNSPRFPTQEINLKIPESVALGKRFPLESAEDPDVGSNSLKTYSLSKNDYFSLKFKETKNGKAVPELVLEKTLDREKNAVHHLLLTALDGGNPVTSGTCKITITVLDINDNFPVFDENEYKVSFKENSTKGTFVIKLKATDADDGLNGEVKYSFGSRTPDFVLSTFEINDVTGDIVLKGLLDYETSKSYLIDVTAKDNGVPEMEGDCRVQLDVEDINDNAPDIVLTSKPVPVREDAPSGTVVALISARDLDSGNNGKVNLRLPKGSHFALKPSFSNNYELVTSGALDRESFSEYNIEITATDLGSPPLSSQKLIPVSITDVNDNPPVFSQPSYNVYLKENGVPGSILYSVSASDLDFGENAKISYSILDSKVQDVSVSSYVYINSDNGSIYSMHSFDYEKLKVFQIQVQAKDQGSPSLSSNTTVHVFILDQNDNAPSVIYPSPAVLGSLSHQRMPRSAKAGHLVTKVTAVDADSGHNAWISYIVTEATDASLFTVNLYTGEVRTKRAVSEQDDSSQRLLIEIKDDGDPVQSSTVTVSILLEDGLHEPILNLRQKVTEPSKKTGRITLYLILSLASVSVLSVVTFLILAVKCIRSSRSSGSCCMRQGDYDGYKNPNRNLQIQLNTDGPIKYVEVLGGDMLSQSQSFRSCMSPMSPMSEYSDFTLIKPSSTTDFKEVISVLDASLPDSTWTFESQQVSRE